A single Cucumis melo cultivar AY chromosome 4, USDA_Cmelo_AY_1.0, whole genome shotgun sequence DNA region contains:
- the LOC103486367 gene encoding L-type lectin-domain containing receptor kinase S.4 — MVRLCLLCFFFFFLFLAAPAASQQLYFSGFQDDAAVAANLTLTDIAKIEQNGILKLTNDTSRLQGHAFYSSPVRFKNSSDGKVFSFSTAFVIAVVPEYPTLGGHGLAFTIARSKNLRGLPSQYLGLLNATDVGNFTNHLFAVEFDTVQDFEFADINDNHVGINLNHMVSNVSTTASYFVDDGPTKQNLTLKSGRPIQAWVDYDSSVNSLTVALSPFSTKPKKPILSFNVDLSPILEEFMYVGFSASTGLLASSHYVLGWSFSMNGQARSLDLSSLPSVPGPKKKHTAFTIGVSVAAVLIVIIAICVAVLIIWKIKNADIIEAWEHEIGPHRYSYKELKKATKRFRDKELLGRGGFGKVYKGTLPNSKIQVAVKRISHESKQGLREFVSEIASIGRLRHRNLVQLLGWCRRRGDLLLVYDFMANGSLDNYIFDDPDVNLSWQQRFRIIKGVASGLLYLHEGYEQVVIHRDVKASNVLLDSEMNGKLGDFGLARLYEHGANPSTTRVVGTLGYLAPELPRTGKATTSSDVYAFGALLLEVACGRRPIDPKSSSEELVLVDWVWENYREGKLLEVMDPKLKGDFNVAEAVMILKLGLFCSNDSAAARPSMRQVVMFLEGEIGVPEEISAPKVMEGGRNGEGFDDFVNSFASSSFNKFSSYSSTGNRDMDMSFASFSTSPLSLLNGRD; from the exons ATGGTCCGTCTCTGTTTactttgtttcttcttcttcttcctctttctcgcTGCCCCCGCCGCATCTCAGCAGCTCTACTTCTCCGGATTTCAAGATGACGCTGCCGTCGCCGCCAACTTAACTCTCACTGACATCGCCAAGATCGAGCAGAACGGAATCTTGAAACTGACAAATGATACCAGTCGATTACAGGGTCATGCCTTTTACAGTTCCCCCGTTCGTTTCAAAAACTCCTCCGACGGTAAAGTTTTTTCGTTCTCCACTGCTTTTGTCATCGCCGTCGTCCCCGAGTACCCGACTCTAGGCGGCCATGGCCTCGCCTTCACCATCGCCCGATCGAAGAACCTCCGTGGACTTCCCAGTCAGTATTTAGGCCTTCTCAATGCGACAGACGTCGGAAACTTCACGAACCATCTCTTCGCCGTTGAGTTCGACACTGTTCAAGATTTTGAGTTTGCCGATATCAACGATAACCACGTCGGAATTAATCTCAACCATATGGTTTCTAATGTCTCCACCACCGCTTCCTATTTCGTCGACGATGGACCCACCAAGCAGAACCTGACCTTAAAAAGTGGGAGGCCGATTCAAGCTTGGGTCGATTACGATTCCTCTGTGAATTCTCTGACGGTGGCACTTTCTCCGTTTTCCACCAAACCCAAGAAGCCGATTCTGTCGTTTAATGTAGATCTCTCTCCGATTCTTGAGGAGTTTATGTATGTTGGGTTCTCGGCCTCCACTGGGCTTCTTGCAAGTTCGCACTATGTGTTGGGGTGGAGTTTCAGTATGAATGGACAAGCCCGGTCTCTGGATCTGTCTTCTTTGCCTTCTGTTCCAGGTCCGAAGAAAAAGCACACTGCTTTTACAATTGGGGTTTCTGTTGCGGCTGTTTTGATTGTGATAATCGCGATTTGTGTTGCTGTTTTAATCATTTGGAAGATAAAAAACGCTGATATAATCGAGGCCTGGGAGCACGAAATCGGTCCTCATCGGTACTCTTACAAGGAGCTCAAGAAAGCCACTAAGCGATTTAGGGATAAAGAGCTTCTAGGGCGCGGTGGGTTCGGGAAAGTTTACAAGGGGACTTTGCCGAATTCGAAAATCCAAGTGGCTGTGAAGCGAATTTCTCACGAATCGAAGCAGGGCCTAAGGGAATTTGTGTCGGAAATCGCTAGCATTGGCCGGCTTCGTCACCGGAACTTGGTTCAGTTGCTGGGATGGTGTCGCCGCCGTGGCGATCTGCTTCTTGTTTATGATTTTATGGCTAATGGGAGCTTGGATAACTACATTTTCGACGACCCGGATGTGAATTTGAGCTGGCAACAGAGATTTAGAATCATTAAGGGGGTCGCTTCCGGTTTGCTCTACTTGCATGAAGGCTACGAGCAG GTGGTGATTCATAGAGATGTGAAAGCCAGTAATGTCCTGCTCGACAGCGAGATGAATGGGAAGCTTGGCGATTTCGGCCTCGCTCGGCTATATGAACACGGGGCCAACCCAAGCACGACTCGGGTCGTCGGAACTCTGGGATATTTGGCACCGGAGCTGCCCAGAACCGGGAAAGCCACCACCAGCTCAGATGTGTATGCCTTCGGCGCACTTCTGCTAGAAGTGGCCTGCGGGCGGCGGCCAATCGACCCAAAATCTTCGTCGGAAGAGCTGGTGCTGGTGGATTGGGTATGGGAGAATTACAGGGAAGGGAAATTGCTGGAGGTAATGGATCCAAAATTGAAAGGGGATTTCAATGTAGCTGAGGCAGTGATGATATTGAAACTGGGGTTGTTTTGTTCGAACGATTCCGCGGCAGCACGGCCGAGTATGAGGCAGGTGGTGATGTTTCTGGAGGGAGAGATCGGAGTTCCGGAGGAGATATCAGCGCCGAAAGTGATGGAAGGAGGGAGGAATGGAGAAGGGTTCGATGATTTTGTGAATTCGTTTGCTTCTTCTTCGTTTAACAAGTTCAGTTCATATTCATCGACTGGTAATAGGGATATGGATATGAGTTTTGCTTCATTTTCAACTTCTCCTCTTTCGCTTCTCAATGGCAGAGACTAA
- the LOC103486366 gene encoding uncharacterized protein LOC103486366: protein MSIQNSLKPFKFFVLRPIDIFSPLLRAVLVLFVVASFSLFFYLTFSDQNPTCRGCYDAHRYSNHRKVKAFDAGEQPTNISHLVFGIGGSVKTWNERRHYCELWWKKNVTRGFVWLEEKPEYAWPESSPPYRISADTSKFNYTCWYGFRSAIRVARIIKETYEMGLENVRWFVMGDDDTVFFMENLIDMLGRYDHNQMYYIGANSESVEQDVVHSYAMAYGGGGFAISYPLATVLVQILDGCIDRYAHMYGSDQKIQGCITEIGVPLTKELGFHQLDIRGNPYGILAAHPIAPLVSLHHLDYVQSIFPAMTQPDSLKKLFKAYETDPSRALQHSFCYDTVRNWSVSVSWGYSVQLYPWLVTAKEMETAFLTYQTWKTNSNEPFTFDTQPVSSDPCKRPILYFLNSTERLGSRQWRTLTTYQRYTEEARCDRPDYAPALAVESFNVSAPEFDRRLWNQAPRRQCCNVVHDKNSVDGEVEVHIRDCHLSESVTPPS from the exons atgtccattcaaaattcattaaaacCTTTCAAGTTTTTTGTCTTAAGGCCGATTGATATATTTTCTCCTCTTCTTAGAGCCGTTCTCGTTCTCTTCGTCGTcgcttctttttctctcttcttttacCTTACTTTTTCTGACCAAAACCCCACTTGCCGTGGCTGTTATGATGCACACCGGTATTCAAATCACCGGAAGGTCAAGGCTTTCGATGCTGGAGAACAACCGACGAATATTTCTCATCTTGTTTTTGGCATTGGTGGCTCCGTCAAGACGTGGAACGAGCGACGCCATTACTGCGAGCTCTGGTGGAAGAAGAACGTTACTCGTGGATTTGTTTGGCTTGAAGAAAAGCCGGAATATGCTTGGCCGGAATCCTCTCCACCCTACAGAATCTCCGCTGATACATCGAAATTCAACTACACTTGCTG GTACGGGTTTCGATCTGCAATTAGAGTGGCTAGGATAATCAAGGAGACATATGAAATGGGGTTGGAAAATGTAAGGTGGTTCGTGATGGGAGATGATGATACAGTCTTCTTCATGGAGAATTTAATAGATATGTTGGGTAGATACGATCACAATCAAATGTACTATATTGGAGCTAATTCCGAGAGTGTGGAACAAGATGTAGTTCATTCTTACGCCATGGCCTACGGCGGTGGCGGATTCGCCATTAGCTACCCCCTCGCCACCGTGCTCGTTCAAATTTTAGACGGTTGCATCGACCGTTATGCTCATATGTATGGCTCCGATCAAAAAATTCAGGGTTGCATCACCGAGATTGGCGTTCCACTCACCAAAGAGCTTGGCTTCCACCAG TTGGATATAAGAGGAAATCCATATGGAATATTAGCTGCACATCCAATAGCCCCGTTAGTGTCGCTCCACCACCTTGACTACGTGCAGTCCATATTCCCAGCCATGACCCAACCTGACTCGCTCAAGAAGCTCTTCAAAGCTTACGAAACGGACCCAAGTCGAGCCCTTCAACACAGTTTTTGCTATGACACGGTTCGGAACTGGTCCGTTTCCGTGTCATGGGGCTACAGTGTTCAGTTATATCCATGGCTAGTCACTGCCAAAGAAATGGAAACCGCATTCCTCACTTACCAAACATGGAAGACAAATAGCAATGAACCCTTCACTTTCGATACCCAACCCGTAAGCTCCGACCCGTGTAAAAGACCGATTCTTTATTTCTTGAATTCGACGGAGAGATTGGGCAGCCGGCAGTGGCGGACATTGACCACTTACCAGAGGTATACGGAGGAGGCTCGGTGTGACCGCCCCGATTACGCTCCTGCATTGGCTGTTGAGTCTTTCAACGTCTCTGCGCCGGAGTTCGACCGCCGTCTGTGGAACCAG GCACCACGAAGACAATGTTGTAATGTGGTTCATGATAAAAATAGCGTAGATGGGGAAGTGGAAGTCCACATCAGAGATTGTCATCTATCTGAGAGCGTTACACCTCCATCATAA
- the LOC103487127 gene encoding NAC domain-containing protein 71-like has translation MDPSMLPLGFTFCPTDEELLGYYLFNKVLGEQAPLLELPVIDLYIHEPSEIWQKCGGVDKQDVYFFTTLKKKKSRIIRKVGSNGNTWSCENRAQQVFSSTIDHLLLGSVKRFHYQKPKAKDCTDINDCTWIMYEYTLDPSIVPKGLVHDSYVLCMIRKKIAKSQKIVMTSKKRQISSNWPTTSMHVDDQTHKHRRLEENDVVDLQKEYCCIDAPRPIECPTTTQMESCNQGLSNDDHLIFAKEIEMEIERCNNVELSNVEDGLIMTRLEEKDVVDLQKECCIDVAIGCPIELCRQDLSNDDDLIFAKAIENEIERYNNMEQSNVEDGSNYDNEWYFR, from the exons ATGGATCCCAGCATGCTTCCTCTGGGCTTCACATTTTGCCCCACCGACGAGGAACTTTTGGGTTACTATCTCTTTAATAAAGTTTTGGGAGAACAAGCTCCTTTACTTGAGTTGCCGGTGATCGATCTTTACATCCATGAACCATCTGAAATATGGCAAAAATGTGGAGGGGTTGATAAGCAAGATGTCTATTTTTTCACCACcctcaagaaaaagaaatctcGTATCATTCGAAAAGTCGGTTCCAATGGCAATACATGGAGTTGTGAAAATAGAGCACAACAAGTATTTTCTTCAACTATTGATCATCTCCTCCTTGGCAGTGTGAAAAGGTTTCATTACCAAAAACCTAAAGCAAAAGATTGCACTGATATTAATGATTGTACATGGATCATGTACGAGTATACCCTTGATCCATCTATTGTACCAAAGGGCTTAGTGCATGACTCCTATGTACTTTGTATGATTCGAAAAAAGATAGCCAAATCACAAAAAATAGTCATGACCTCAAAGAAAAGACAAATATCAAGTAATTGGCCAACAACAAGTATGCATGTAGATGATCAAACCCACAAACATAGAAGATTAGAAGAGAATGATGTGGTTGACTTGCAAAAGGAATATTGTTGCATTGATGCTCCTAGGCCTATTGAATG TCCAACAACGACACAAATGGAATCATGTAATCAAGGTTTATCAAATGATGATCACTTAATATTTGCAAAAGAAATTGAGATGGAAATTGAACGATGCAACAATGTGGAATTATCAAATGTTGAAGATGGTTTGATCATGACAAGATTAGAAGAGAAAGATGTGGTTGACTTGCAAAAAGAATGTTGCATTGATGTTGCTATTGGATG tCCGATAGAATTATGTCGTCAAGATTTATCAAATGATGACGATTTAATATTTGCAAAAGCGATTGAGAATGAAATTGAGCGATACAACAACATGGAACAATCAAATGTTGAAGATGGTTCGAATTATGATAATGAGTGGTATTTCAGATGA